A section of the Eublepharis macularius isolate TG4126 chromosome 1, MPM_Emac_v1.0, whole genome shotgun sequence genome encodes:
- the SOCS5 gene encoding suppressor of cytokine signaling 5: protein MGKVRKMWNSFKYRCQNLFNPESGNRNENVDVNCNSSSVKDKSVFVPDTAQQRPSSPLRDVSLQLSLNPSRNSSRKNQNCATEIPQIVEISIEKENDLGVATGTRLARRDSYSRHAPWGGKKKHSCSTKTQSSLENDKRFGRSRLQRRERRYGVSSVHDTDSVSSRTIGSRSLRQRLQDTVGLCFPLRTYSKQPKPLFSNKRKIHLSELMLEKCPFPAGSDLAQKWHLIKQHTAPVSPHSTLFDAFDPSVASTEDEEDRLRERRRLSIEEGVDPPPNAQIHTFEATAQVNPLYKLGPKLAPGMSELTGDCNSASQGSCDLEEDTTTLCLQSRRQKQRQMSGDSHSHINRQVAWKVHTQIDYIHCLVPDLLQITGNPCYWGVMDRYEAEALLEGKPEGTFLLRDSAQEDYLFSVSFRRYNRSLHARIEQWNHNFSFDAHDPCVFHSSTVTGLLEHYKDPSSCMFFEPLLTVSLNRTFPFSLQYICRAVICRYTTYDGIDCLPLPAMLQDFLKEYHYKQKVRVRWLEREPIKTK from the coding sequence ATGGGGAAAGTAAGGAAGATGTGGAACAGCTTCAAGTATAGATGCCAGAATCTCTTCAATCCTGAAAgtggaaacagaaatgaaaatgtAGATGTGAACTGCAATAGTTCATCAGTTAAAGATAAAAGTGTATTTGTACCTGATACTGCTCAGCAGCGACCAAGCAGCCCTCTAAGAGATGTTTCTTTACAACTGAGTCTAAATCCTTCCAGAAATTCTTCAAGAAAAAATCAAAACTGTGCCACTGAAATTCCACAGATTGTAGAAATAAGCATTGAGAAAGAGAATGATTTGGGTGTTGCCACAGGAACTAGACTTGCACGGAGAGATTCTTATTCACGGCATGCACCATGGGGTGGGAAAAAGAAGCATTCCTGCTCTACAAAAACACAGAGCTCTTTGGAGAATGATAAAAGGTTTGGCCGTTCACGCTTGCAAAGAAGGGAGAGGAGGTACGGTGTGAGCTCAGTTCATGATACAGATAGTGTCTCAAGCAGGACCATTGGGAGTCGTTCTTTACGGCAGAGACTGCAGGATACTGTTGGTTTATGTTTCCCCTTGAGAACTTACAGCAAACAACCCAAACCTCTTTTTTCTAATAAAAGAAAGATCCATCTTTCTGAATtaatgcttgaaaaatgccctttccctgctgggtCAGATCTAGCGCAAAAATGGCATCTAATTAAGCAGCACACAGCCCCAGTGAGCCCACATTCAACTCTTTTTGATGCATTTGATCCTTCTGTGGCTTCTACAGAAGATGAAGAAGATAGGCTTAGAGAGAGACGAAGGCTCAGTATTGAGGAAGGGGTTGATCCTCCTCCTAATGCTCAGATACATACTTTTGAAGCTACAGCACAAGTTAATCCATTATATAAACTGGGGCCAAAGTTGGCCCCTGGTATGTCTGAGCTGACTGGAGACTGTAATTCAGCATCACAGGGAAGTTGTGACCTGGAAGAAGACACGACAACCCTCTGCTTGCAGTCACGCAGGCAAAAGCAACGGCAGATGTCTGGAGACAGCCATAGCCACATCAACAGACAAGTTGCTTGGAAAGTACATACTCAGATCGATTACATACACTGCCTTGTGCCAGACTTACTTCAAATTACTGGTAATCCATGTTACTGGGGCGTAATGGACCGTTACGAAGCAGAAGCACTCCTGGAAGGAAAACCTGAAGGCACTTTTTTGCTCAGGGACTCTGCTCAAGAAGACTACCTCTTTTCTGTGAGCTTCCGCCGTTACAACCGGTCTCTACATGCACGCATTGAGCAATGGAACCACAATTTCAGTTTTGATGCTCATGACCCTTGTGTGTTTCACTCCTCCACTGTTACTGGACTTCTAGAACACTACAAAGACCCCAGTTCTTGCATGTTTTTTGAACCATTGCTTACAGTTTCTCTAAACAGGACTTTTCCTTTTAGTTTGCAGTATATCTGCCGGGCAGTAATCTGCAGGTACACTACATATGATGGGATTGATTGTCTCCCTTTGCCAGCAATGTTACAGGACTTTCTAAAGGAGTATCACTATAAGCAAAAAGTTCGGGTGCGATGGTTGGAGCGGGAACCAATTAAGACAAAGTGA